A window of Panthera leo isolate Ple1 chromosome D2, P.leo_Ple1_pat1.1, whole genome shotgun sequence contains these coding sequences:
- the NSMCE4A gene encoding non-structural maintenance of chromosomes element 4 homolog A yields MSGDSSGRRSEGRGRGRDPHRDRTRSRSRSRSPLSPVSRRGAAPERREAPERPSLEEAEPSDSGDEMVDPASLEAETDHGLCRQIRHQYRALINSVQQNREDILNASDKLTEVLEEANTLFNGVSRAREAVLDAHFLVLASDLGKEKAKQLRSDLNSFDMLRYVETLLTHMGVNPLEAEELIRDEDSSDFEFIVYDSWKISGKTAENTFNKTHTFHFLLGSIQGEFPVPKPRSDRPRKGPKTEEKKTMPDQLSEMEESHQEATEKEVERILGLLQTYFREDPDTPMSFFDFVVDPHSFPRTVENIFHVSFIIRDGFARIKLDQDRLPVIEPVNINEESEGIDQNTQIRNQGIIALSYRDWEEIVKTFEISEPVIASGQSQQRLSA; encoded by the exons ATGTCCGGGGACAGCAGCGGCCGCCGGTCcgagggccggggccggggccgcgaCCCGCACCGGGATCGCAcccgctcccgctcccgctcgCGGTCCCCGCTGTCGCCCGTGTCCCGCCGCGGCGCCGCGCCCGAGCGCAGGGAGGCCCCGGAGCGCCCgagcctggaggaggcagagccGTCGGATTCCGGGGACGAGATGGTGGACCCCGCGAGCTTGGAGGCGGAGACCGACCACGGCCTGTGCCGCCAGATCCGCCATCAGTACCGGGCGCTCATCAACTCGGTCCAAC AAAACCGAGAGGATATACTGAATGCCAGCGACAAACTAACTGAGGTCCTTGAAGAGGCCAACACTCTGTTTAATGGAg TGTCCCGGGCAAGAGAAGCAGTCCTGGATGCCCATTTTCTTGTTTTGGCTTCAGATTTGGGCAAAGAGAAGGCAAAGCAGCTGCGTTCTGATCTGAACTCGTTCGATATGTTGCGCTACGTTGAAACTCTA CTGACACATATGGGTGTAAATCCGCTAGAAGCTGAAGAACTCATCCGTGATGAAGATAGTTCTGATTTTGAATTCATAGTCTATGACTCCTGGAAAATATCAGgcaaaacagcagaaaacaccTTTAATAAAACCCATACATTCCACTTTct GTTGGGTTCAATACAAGGAGAGTTCCCTGTGCCAAAGCCACGAAGCGATCGTCCGAGAAAAGGTCCCaagacagaagagaagaagaCCATGCCTGACCAG TTAAGTGAAATGGAAGAATCTCATCAAGAAGCAACAGAAAAGGAAGTGGAAAGAATTTTGGGATTATTGCAGACCTATTTCCGAGAGGATC CTGATACTCCTATGTCCTTCTTTGACTTTGTGGTTGATCCACATTCTTTTCCCCGAACAGTGGAAAACATCTTTCATGTTTCCTTCATTATAAGG GATGGTTTTGCAAGAATAAAGCTTGACCAAGACCGACTGCCAGTAATAG AGCCCGTTAATATTaatgaagaaagtgagggaaTTGACCAAAACACCCAAATTAGGAATCAAGGAATCATAGCTTTGAGTTACCGAGACTGGGAG GAGATCGTGAAGACCTTTGAGATCTCAGAACCTGTGATTGCTTCAGGCCAGAGCCAGCAGAGGCTAAGCGCCTGA